Proteins from one Ricinus communis isolate WT05 ecotype wild-type chromosome 9, ASM1957865v1, whole genome shotgun sequence genomic window:
- the LOC8286853 gene encoding uncharacterized protein LOC8286853 — MAGIAIVLDLLKKNPNFYSPKFSASSAVSVAAASVAAAGTPFASRFLFGIPVAHCDAGATLSDDYISNIRKASGDIFQHDSLKYTTKEYYFELKPLLSAFEWKQLAITSLRSFLLFYLPLLEPVSNAEEDDEDFLQDVPEDRRVDLVVPFQKSVKQIVRETTVVTTRRILERLAVHYVSQRMAWKLLKDVPKSAVRKADRGMPAIVYMFKVGRTTFRGHFLGVAASWFVQVGIEIYRFFSRLTRSEDESNNHDKAEQVKILGKKVTGVTLRCSASLVFASIGAGLGAALIRPSAGQWIGCALGDLSGPVVVTFCLEKVLHNDL; from the exons ATGGCGGGTATAGCTATAGTATTAGatctattaaagaaaaatcccaACTTTTATTCACCCAAATTCTCTGCCTCGTCCGCCGTCTCCGTTGCCGCCGCCTCTGTGGCAGCTGCCGGCACTCCTTTTGCCTCTAGGTTCTTGTTCGG GATACCAGTTGCTCATTGTGATGCTGGTGCGACGTTGTCAGATGATTACATTTCTAATATACGAAAGGCATCTGGAGATATATTTCAGCATGATTCTTTGAAATACACTACTAAGGAGTATTATTTTGAGTTAAAACCCCTCCTCTCAGCTTTTGAATGGAAGCAGCTAGCTATTACATCCTTAAGGTCATTCTTGTTGTTCTATTTGCCTCTTCTGGAGCCTGTTTCAAATGCAGAAGAGGATGATGAAGATTTTCTGCAGGATGTTCCAGAAGATCGCCGTGTAGATTTAGTTGTTCCCTTCCAAAAATCAGTGAAGCAAATTGTTCGTGAG ACTACTGTTGTGACCACAAGAAGGATTTTGGAAAGGCTTGCCGTGCATTATGTTTCACAGCGGATGGCATGGAAACTTCTAAAAG ATGTTCCTAAATCAGCTGTGCGCAAAGCTGATCGAGGAATGCCTGCCATTGTCTACATGTTCAAAGTTGGAAGGACAACTTTTAGAG GACACTTCTTAGGAGTTGCTGCATCATGGTTCGTACAAGTTGGTATTGAGATTTACCGATTCTTTTCTCGACTAACAAGGTCTGAAGATGAAAGCAATAACCATGATAAAGCAGAACAGGTTAAAATTCTTGGCAAAAAGGTTACTGGTGTTACTCTCAGGTGTAGTGCATCGCTAGTTTTTGCTTCCATAGGGGCAGGGCTTGGTGCAGCCCTAATTCGTCCTTCAGCAGGCCAGTGGATTG GCTGTGCTCTTGGGGATTTGTCTGGGCCAGTTGTCGTCACATTTTGCCTTGAAAAAGTTCTCCATAATGACCTTTAG